The proteins below come from a single Pseudarthrobacter sp. SSS035 genomic window:
- a CDS encoding sensor histidine kinase, with protein sequence MFHRWSIARRLFVANLLIVLAFIAVAGTATFVDARDRSYEEAGRRMTGVAAAVAANPLVLQAADHTDPSALLQPYALDVMAGSGADFLTIMAPDRTRWTHPRDEELGRPYIGSIEASLRGEVFTEVTAGTLGPSVRTVVPVRDAAGNVKALVAAGVTVRTVDVALSGRLPALLVLGLALLVGGSLASWLLGRYLRRVTRGWGPEQLAQLFAYYESVLHSVREGLILIDTRGRVVMYNDQAAELLGLEPRDSEDDPSRPPSLTDLPLAPSLKELFESGRTAHDEIHLTGPRIVVVNQGPAVGPDSPGLRRPSVFGTVATIRDRTEIESLGSELETMRTLSDALRAQTHEHANRLHTMVSLLELGRTREALEFATKDLELSQQLTDEMVSSVDEPVLSALIMGKAAEANERGVKLTLSTEGSASVAGLAVQDLVTILGNLLDNAIDAAADGAAPRRVELTVESDAEGLDITVADSGPGVDPAAVEDIFRHGFSTKASGPFGRGIGLALVRQAVQRLDGTMTITGKDGARFHVFLPALAGGTDKEEQFQ encoded by the coding sequence ATGTTCCACCGCTGGAGTATCGCCCGCAGGCTGTTCGTGGCGAATCTGCTCATTGTGCTGGCCTTCATTGCGGTGGCCGGCACCGCCACCTTCGTCGATGCCAGGGACCGGAGCTATGAGGAAGCCGGCCGGCGGATGACGGGTGTTGCTGCCGCCGTCGCCGCCAATCCCCTGGTCCTCCAGGCTGCGGACCATACGGATCCGTCGGCGTTGCTCCAGCCCTACGCCCTGGACGTCATGGCCGGATCCGGAGCGGACTTCCTCACCATCATGGCGCCGGACAGAACGCGGTGGACGCACCCCCGGGACGAGGAGCTGGGCAGGCCGTACATCGGCTCCATCGAGGCGTCGCTGCGTGGCGAAGTCTTCACCGAGGTCACAGCAGGAACGCTGGGGCCGTCGGTGCGGACTGTTGTTCCGGTCAGGGATGCCGCGGGGAACGTCAAGGCGCTGGTTGCCGCCGGCGTCACGGTCCGGACGGTTGACGTGGCACTTTCCGGCCGGCTGCCCGCACTGCTGGTCCTCGGCCTGGCCCTGCTCGTGGGCGGATCCCTGGCGTCCTGGCTGTTGGGCCGCTACCTGCGCCGCGTGACCAGGGGGTGGGGGCCGGAGCAGCTGGCGCAGCTGTTCGCCTACTACGAATCGGTCCTGCATTCCGTGCGTGAGGGGCTGATCCTGATCGACACCAGGGGCCGGGTGGTGATGTACAACGACCAGGCCGCCGAGCTGCTGGGACTGGAGCCGCGCGATTCGGAAGACGATCCGTCCCGGCCGCCCTCCCTGACGGACCTCCCGCTGGCCCCCAGCCTGAAGGAGCTCTTTGAATCCGGCCGCACTGCCCACGACGAAATCCACCTGACGGGCCCGCGGATCGTGGTGGTGAACCAGGGCCCGGCCGTCGGGCCCGACTCCCCGGGCCTCCGCCGCCCCTCGGTGTTCGGCACCGTGGCCACCATCCGCGACCGGACGGAGATCGAATCGCTGGGCAGTGAACTCGAAACGATGCGGACGCTGTCCGACGCCCTCCGCGCCCAGACCCACGAGCACGCCAACCGGCTGCACACCATGGTTTCCCTGCTGGAGCTGGGCCGAACCCGGGAGGCCCTGGAATTCGCCACCAAGGATCTCGAACTGAGCCAGCAGCTGACCGACGAGATGGTGAGTTCCGTGGACGAGCCGGTCCTCAGCGCCCTGATCATGGGGAAGGCCGCCGAAGCGAATGAGCGCGGAGTAAAGCTGACGCTCTCCACCGAGGGGTCCGCGTCCGTTGCCGGCCTGGCTGTCCAGGACCTTGTCACCATCTTGGGAAATCTACTGGACAACGCGATCGACGCCGCCGCGGATGGCGCGGCGCCCAGGAGGGTGGAGCTGACCGTGGAGTCCGATGCCGAGGGCCTGGACATCACTGTGGCGGATTCCGGCCCCGGCGTGGACCCCGCCGCCGTGGAGGACATTTTCCGGCACGGCTTCAGCACCAAGGCCTCCGGTCCGTTCGGACGCGGCATTGGCCTGGCCCTCGTCCGCCAGGCCGTG